The Mangrovimonas cancribranchiae nucleotide sequence ATAAACTTAATGTGTTGCCCTTTTTTAATTTTCCCGTTAATAACACGGAAATAAGTTTCTACACCACGAAACGGATTGTAAACAGAGTCGAATATTAAAGCTTGTAAAGGCTCATCTGGGTTTCCTTTTGGTGCAGGAACACGATCTATAATAGCAGTTAAAATTTCTTCAATACCAATACCTGTTTTAGCACTTGCGGGAATAACCTCAGAGGGATCACAACCTAGTAAATCTACAATATCATCAGTAACTTCTTCTGGATTAGCACTTGGTAAATCGACTTTGTTTAATACTGGAATAATTTCCAGATCGTTTTCTAAGGCTAAATAGAGGTTTGAAATAGTTTGCGCTTGTATACTTTGCGCCGCATCGACTACTAATAATGCCCCTTCGCAAGCCGCGATACTTCTAGATACTTCGTAGCTAAAATCAACATGACCTGGGGTGTCAATTAAGTTTAATATGTAATGTTCGCCATTATGAATATAATCCATTTGTATGGCGTGCGATTTAATAGTAATACCACGCTCACGCTCCAAATCCATGTTGTCTAATAACTGATTTTGCTTTTCCCTTTCGGTTACAGCACCAGTGTAGTCTAACAATCTATCGGCAAGCGTACTTTTTCCGTGGTCAATATGTGCAATTATGCAAAAATTCCTAATGTTCTTCATAAAACTCCTTACACTAAAAATAGAAATGCAAATATAGGTGTTTTATTAACGTTAAATAGCAATATTGTTAAGATGTTGATATACTTAAGGGTTTCCGTATTAAAAATTTATAAACAAATAGTATATTAGCAGCGTAAAGCTTAATAATTTGATAACTTTTAAAAGAATAACCCAATTCTGCTTTGTTTTGCTTTCTACATTAACGTTCTCGCAAGAGTTTAATGTTTCTGGTAGTATACAAGATATTTATGGAGAACCTATTTCTTTTTCTAATGTTATGTTGTTAACAGAAACAGATTCTACTATAGTAAAAGGAACATCAACCGATGATAATGGGGTTTTTAAATTACGCTCTGTAAAAAAAGGAACCTACTTACTTAATGTGACGTTTATAGGTTTTGAAGACTATTTTAGCCAAATTAATGTGGCTTCCGATGTAACTCTAGAACCCATTATTTTAAAGGAAAGCACAGAGAATCTAGACGAGATAAATATTACTTACCAAAAACCTACTGTTAAAAAAGAACCTAATAAAATTGTTTTTAATATAGAAAATACTGCTTTATCTCAAGGCAATATGATGCAGGTATTAAAAAGCACGCCTGGTATTATGGTTATTGGCAACAGTATAAGTGTAAAAAGTGAAAGTCCAACGGTTTTTATAAATGGAAGGAAAGTACATCTATCTTCTACCGAGTTAGCACAACTTTTAGAAAGTTCTGATGCTAATAATGTACAGTCGGTTGAGGTGGTTACAAATCCATCGGCTAAATACGATGCTTCAAGTGGAGCCGTTATAAATATTATGATGAGCAAAAACCTTGTTACTGGTTACAGAGGTAATATGTTTACGAATTATACACAAGGTGTTTTTCCTAGATATAATGTAGGAACAGGTCACTTTTTTAAATCAAATAAGATTAATCTTTACGCAAGCTATAGTTACACACAGGATAAGTTAAATAGAGATAATGAAGATAGAATAAACTACTATAACGGTAATACTATTGATGAGGTTTGGGAGTCTAGATTAAACAGAAACACCTGGTCTAAAACACATAATGTAAGTTTTAACTTTGATTATCAGTTTAACGACAAGAATACGCTAAGTTTAGCGTCAACCATGCTTTGGTTACCCGATTTTGAATATAAATTAAATAACCACACTGATATTTTTGATGATTCTAATAACCTACAATCCTACTTTAAAGCGTTTAATGTAAACGATGATGAAAAGTATAACCTAGGGTTTGATTTAGATTACGTTCATAATTTTAATGATGATGGCGAAAAACTATCGTTTAGTTCACACTTTACGACTTACGATTACCAACGCCATCAAAACGTAAATAGTGATTACTACACAAATAATGGTATTTTTTTAACCGACACGAATTATTTAACCGATAATAATCAAGACACTAAAATAGTTACAGCAAGTTTAGATTATACCTTACCAGTAAACAATTCGTTTATACTAGAAACAGGTATAAAAACATCTAATGTTTTAACTAATAGCGACATTACTCAATATGATATTATAAACAACCAGCCTATTTTAGATGCCAACAACACCAATGCTTTTGAATATGATGAATTAGTGTTGGCCGCTTATGCTAATATTTCCAAAGACTGGGAAAAATGGAGTATAATAGCAGGATTACGTACCGAACAAACAAATGTAGAAGGTCTTTCGGTTACCAATAACCAAAAAACAACACAGGATTATTTAAAGTGGTTTCCTAATCTTAGTTTAAGTTTTAATCCTAACGAAAACCTTTCACTTTATACAAACTATAAAAAGAGTATTAATAGACCAGATTACAAAAATTTAAATCCGTTTCAATTTTACTTAAACGATAACACTATAGTTTCTGGAAACCCAAATTTACAGCCTGTAATAATAGATCATGCTGTTGTTGGGGCATCGTTATCAAGCGCTTATTTTATTGAAGCTTATTATAAGAAAATGAGCCATAATATTTATGAAATTCCGCTTCAAGATAATACTAATACTACCGTAACCTGGGTTCCTATAAATTTTGATGAGACTATAGAATATGGTTTCGATTTTTTAACCAACTTTTATGTAAATGACAGGTGGTTTGTTTATGCCGTAACATCATTTTACAATGTAGAAGATGTAAACACATTACAAAATCAAAAAGTTAAACAAAGTCAGTGGTCTAATTATAGTGTGCTTCAAAATTATTATACCTTTTTAAAAGACAGATCGTTAACACTTAATCTTACCATGTACTATGAAAGTAAGAACTTACAAGGGTTTAGGTTGTTAAAAGATAGGCTTGCATCTAATATAGCCATCTCAAAATCGTTGTGGAATAAAAAAGCTGTCATCTCTTTAATGGCCGAAGATTTATTTAACACACAAGACTACGATTATACAACAAGATTCCTAAATCAAAATAGTAGAAGCAAAGCCAATTTTGATAATAGATATATAAAAATAGGCTTCCGTTATAAATTTGGAAACACCTTGTTAGATACAAACAAACGCTCTAAAAACTTACAAGAAAGAGAACGATTATAAGCACTAGATTAATCTATCCATTCTGCGATAAATAAATTTGTATCTCTGGTGCCGCCATTATTTCGGTTTGATGAAAAAATCAATTTTTTCCCATCATTAGAAAATACTGGAAACGCATCAAAAGTTTTACTATGCGTAATGCGTTCTAAATTCTTTCCATCAAGATCTATCATATATAAATTAAAAGGAAACCCGCGTTCCGACTCGAAGTTAGACGAGAAAATAACCTTTTCTCCAGACGGATGGAAAAACGGACTCCAATTAGCATTTCCTAAGTTGGTAAGTTGGCGTAACTCGCTCCCATCGGCATTACAAATGTAAAGCTCCATTTGGGTTGGTTGTACCAAACCTTCAGCTAATAAGTCTTTATATTCTTTTATGTCTGCTTCGGTTTTTGGTCTAGACGAACGGAAAATCAATTTTGTGCCATCTGGCGAAAAGAAAGCACCGCCATCGTAGCCTAATTCATTGGTAATCTGTTTTACATTGGTACCGTCAATGTTCATGGTATATAATTCTAAATCGCCACTACGTGTTGAGGTAAACACAATTTTATCGCCTTTTGGAGATACTGTTGGCTCGGCATCATAGCCAGGTTCGTTGGTAAGTTGCTTTACAATATTACCGTCTAAATCGGCTACAAAAATGTCGTACGAATCATAAATAGGCCAAATGTACTTCCCGTTTTTACGTAAAGGTGTTTCTGGGCAAACACTATCGCCTAAATGCGTAGATGCATAAATAATATGTTTGTTATCGGGTAAGAAGTACGAACATGTAGTGCGTCCTTTTCCGGTACTTACCATAGGCGGAATTTCGGTTTCCCAAGTCTCACCAACATTCATCAAAAACATTTGGTCGCAGCTTACATTCCATTTTTTATTATTAGATTGAAACACCAGTTGCTTATCATCAAAACTCCAATAAGCTTCGGCATTATCGCCACCAAACGTTAATTGCTTTAAAGACTTAAAGTGTTTTTCGCCAGGATATATCAAGGTATCTACCCATTTGGTAGCACCAGAATCGGCATCGGTGACTTTGGTCTTCTCATTTTTGCAAGATATTGTTACTACAAAAAGTAGCGATAAAAGGTAAAATGTTGACTTCATACTATAATGCTTGTAACTTATGGCAATTATTGCCTAATTTTGCGCTAAAATAAGTTTATTATTATGAAACAAGTATCTCTATTGGTTCTTTTTATAACGCTATGGGGTTGTAAACATGAGTACACCTACAAAAATAAAATACAAGAAGATGTAGCTTTTTTAGCTAATGATAAACTAGAAGGTCGTGAAACTGGAACCGAAGGAGAACAGAAAGCTGCTGCTTATATTGTAAAGCGTTTTAAGCAAATAGGCTTGTCGCCTAAAGGGACACAGGATTTTTACCAAACGTTTTCGTTTAAGCCAAAAACCAATCCTCACGAAGATGTAAAATTTGTTACTATGGCAGAGGATAGTACTGTTACAGGAACCAATGTGTTAGGATATATTGACAACCAAGCTGAAAGCACCATAATTATTGGCGCACACTACGACCATTTAGGCTATGGTAGCGAAGGCTCGTTATATCGCGGAAAAACTAAAGAAATACACAATGGCGCCGATGATAATGCAAGTGGTGTTGCAGTTATGTTAGATTTAGCTGGAAAGCTAAAAAACCAAAACACAGCGAA carries:
- a CDS encoding outer membrane beta-barrel family protein, which gives rise to MLSTLTFSQEFNVSGSIQDIYGEPISFSNVMLLTETDSTIVKGTSTDDNGVFKLRSVKKGTYLLNVTFIGFEDYFSQINVASDVTLEPIILKESTENLDEINITYQKPTVKKEPNKIVFNIENTALSQGNMMQVLKSTPGIMVIGNSISVKSESPTVFINGRKVHLSSTELAQLLESSDANNVQSVEVVTNPSAKYDASSGAVINIMMSKNLVTGYRGNMFTNYTQGVFPRYNVGTGHFFKSNKINLYASYSYTQDKLNRDNEDRINYYNGNTIDEVWESRLNRNTWSKTHNVSFNFDYQFNDKNTLSLASTMLWLPDFEYKLNNHTDIFDDSNNLQSYFKAFNVNDDEKYNLGFDLDYVHNFNDDGEKLSFSSHFTTYDYQRHQNVNSDYYTNNGIFLTDTNYLTDNNQDTKIVTASLDYTLPVNNSFILETGIKTSNVLTNSDITQYDIINNQPILDANNTNAFEYDELVLAAYANISKDWEKWSIIAGLRTEQTNVEGLSVTNNQKTTQDYLKWFPNLSLSFNPNENLSLYTNYKKSINRPDYKNLNPFQFYLNDNTIVSGNPNLQPVIIDHAVVGASLSSAYFIEAYYKKMSHNIYEIPLQDNTNTTVTWVPINFDETIEYGFDFLTNFYVNDRWFVYAVTSFYNVEDVNTLQNQKVKQSQWSNYSVLQNYYTFLKDRSLTLNLTMYYESKNLQGFRLLKDRLASNIAISKSLWNKKAVISLMAEDLFNTQDYDYTTRFLNQNSRSKANFDNRYIKIGFRYKFGNTLLDTNKRSKNLQERERL